A window of the Flavobacterium sangjuense genome harbors these coding sequences:
- the katG gene encoding catalase/peroxidase HPI, whose translation MGNNDSQGKCPFTSGTLKQSAGRGTANRDWWPNMLNLNILHQNSAKSNPMGEDFNYAEEFKKLDLKQVKKDLYDLMTDSQDWWPADYGHYGPFFIRMAWHSAGTYRIQDGRGGAGSGTQRFAPLNSWPDNGNLDKARLLLWPIKQKYGKQLSWADLMILAGNCALESMGFKTFGFGGGREDVWEPEQDIYWGSETEWLGDKRYTGDRELENPLGAVQMGLIYVNPEGPNGNPDPLKSAIDIRETFGRMAMNDYETVALVAGGHTFGKAHGAADPGKYVGREPAGASIEEQSQGWRNTFGSGHGDDTITSGIEGAWTPNPTKWDNDYFNVLLGYDWELTKSPAGANQWTPTAASNAQKAPAAGDASKTQALMMTTADMALKMDPIYAPISKHFHENQDEFADAFARAWFKLTHRDMGPRNLYLGSEVPSEVLIWQDPVPAVSHKLIDENDIAALKTKILASGLTVSQLVSTAWASASTFRGSDKRGGANGGRIRLAPQKDWEVNNPTQLSKVLDTLEAIQKEFGKPVSIADLIVLGGCAAIEQAAKNAGHNVKVPFTPGRTDASQEQTDVASFAALEPKADGFRNYVSSKQTAKAEELLLDKAQLLTLTAPELTVLVGGMRVLNTNYDNSRHGVFTSRPETLTNDFFVNLLNLSTTWKATSETQDVFEGRDRKSGSVKWVGTRADLIFGSNSELRALAEVYGCEDSKDKFVKDFVTAWNKVMNLDRFDLA comes from the coding sequence ATGGGAAACAATGATTCTCAGGGAAAGTGTCCGTTTACAAGCGGAACCCTAAAACAAAGTGCTGGAAGAGGAACAGCAAATAGAGATTGGTGGCCAAATATGTTGAACTTAAACATCTTGCATCAAAATTCGGCAAAGTCCAATCCTATGGGTGAAGATTTTAACTATGCTGAAGAGTTTAAAAAATTAGACCTAAAGCAAGTTAAGAAAGATTTGTACGACCTTATGACTGATTCGCAGGATTGGTGGCCGGCTGACTATGGTCATTACGGACCATTCTTTATAAGAATGGCATGGCATAGTGCAGGAACCTATCGAATTCAGGATGGTCGTGGTGGAGCAGGTTCAGGAACACAACGCTTTGCACCGCTTAACAGTTGGCCGGATAATGGCAACTTAGATAAGGCACGCTTGCTGCTTTGGCCTATCAAGCAAAAATACGGAAAACAACTTTCCTGGGCTGATTTGATGATACTAGCCGGAAATTGTGCTTTGGAATCGATGGGCTTTAAGACCTTTGGTTTTGGAGGCGGACGTGAAGATGTTTGGGAACCGGAACAAGATATTTATTGGGGTTCAGAAACAGAATGGCTAGGTGACAAACGTTATACCGGAGATCGTGAATTGGAAAATCCACTTGGAGCAGTACAAATGGGATTGATTTATGTAAACCCGGAAGGACCAAACGGAAATCCGGATCCACTTAAATCGGCAATAGACATACGCGAGACTTTTGGACGTATGGCAATGAATGATTATGAAACAGTAGCATTGGTTGCCGGAGGACACACTTTTGGGAAAGCTCACGGTGCTGCCGATCCGGGGAAATATGTTGGAAGAGAACCAGCGGGTGCAAGTATTGAAGAGCAAAGTCAGGGTTGGAGAAACACTTTTGGAAGCGGTCACGGAGATGATACAATTACAAGTGGAATAGAAGGCGCATGGACACCAAATCCAACCAAATGGGATAACGATTATTTTAACGTGTTATTGGGTTATGATTGGGAATTGACAAAAAGCCCGGCCGGAGCCAATCAATGGACACCAACTGCGGCTTCAAATGCTCAAAAAGCACCAGCAGCGGGAGACGCCTCTAAGACACAGGCGCTTATGATGACTACGGCTGATATGGCGTTAAAGATGGACCCGATATACGCTCCAATTTCTAAACATTTTCATGAAAATCAGGATGAGTTTGCAGATGCTTTTGCACGTGCATGGTTCAAATTGACACATCGTGATATGGGACCACGCAATCTATATCTTGGTTCAGAAGTTCCGTCAGAAGTATTGATTTGGCAGGATCCGGTTCCTGCTGTTTCACACAAACTAATTGATGAAAATGATATTGCTGCACTTAAAACTAAAATACTTGCTTCAGGATTAACCGTTTCTCAATTGGTTTCTACAGCATGGGCGTCGGCCTCAACATTCCGTGGTTCAGACAAACGCGGTGGCGCTAATGGCGGACGTATTCGCTTGGCACCACAAAAAGATTGGGAAGTAAACAATCCGACTCAATTGTCGAAAGTTTTAGATACACTTGAAGCAATTCAAAAAGAATTTGGCAAACCAGTTTCTATTGCAGATTTAATTGTATTAGGTGGCTGCGCAGCTATTGAACAGGCCGCAAAAAATGCCGGTCATAATGTAAAAGTTCCTTTTACACCAGGTCGTACCGATGCATCTCAGGAACAAACCGATGTTGCTTCATTTGCCGCACTTGAGCCAAAAGCGGATGGTTTTAGAAATTATGTAAGTAGTAAACAAACAGCTAAAGCAGAAGAGCTTCTTTTAGATAAGGCCCAATTGCTAACACTAACAGCACCCGAATTGACGGTTCTTGTTGGCGGTATGCGTGTATTAAATACTAATTATGATAATTCAAGACACGGCGTTTTTACAAGTCGTCCTGAAACACTTACTAATGATTTCTTTGTGAATCTGCTAAATCTAAGTACTACATGGAAAGCAACTTCTGAGACACAAGATGTATTCGAAGGTCGGGATCGCAAATCGGGTTCAGTAAAATGGGTTGGTACACGCGCAGATCTTATTTTTGGTTCGAATTCAGAACTTCGTGCTTTGGCTGAGGTTTACGGATGTGAAGACTCTAAAGATAAGTTTGTAAAAGACTTTGTAACAGCCTGGAACAAAGTAATGAATCTTGATCGATTTGACTTAGCTTAA
- a CDS encoding DoxX family protein: protein MKITTIVIRVLIGLFLLFASVSYFLHLTPEPVTTGDFKAFQLGLVASTYLMPLAKGVELLAGLSYVTGKYVTLANIVILPVTLNILLINYFLAPETLPIAIALFLANLFLIYRYWDNYKSVFTP, encoded by the coding sequence ATGAAAATCACCACTATCGTTATTCGAGTATTGATAGGACTTTTTCTCCTATTTGCATCGGTTAGTTATTTTTTGCACTTAACACCTGAACCTGTTACTACAGGAGATTTTAAAGCTTTTCAATTGGGCTTAGTGGCTTCAACTTATTTAATGCCTTTGGCTAAAGGAGTAGAACTGCTAGCTGGTTTATCTTACGTCACCGGTAAATATGTAACTTTAGCTAACATTGTTATCCTTCCTGTTACCTTAAATATTTTATTGATTAATTATTTCCTGGCACCGGAAACATTGCCTATTGCTATTGCCTTATTTTTAGCAAACTTGTTTTTAATTTATCGCTATTGGGATAATTATAAATCTGTATTTACTCCATAA